The Benincasa hispida cultivar B227 unplaced genomic scaffold, ASM972705v1 Contig32, whole genome shotgun sequence genome includes the window TTCCTATACCTATTATCTTTCTATTTATTTGAAGTTTGTCATtcataaaattagaaatttaacgACTGCACCTAATTATTGCCCCGAAATACAATTACAACAGAAGTAAAGAATGAGATAATTACAAGCTAATTACTTGCCTAAACTAGCTATATGtatttatctttttcaatttaataatattacttttttttttcttcgcaTCACTTCTCCTGAAACGCCAACCAACAGTCCAGAGATGATACACATTCTCAGGCAAATACATACTGAAATGTCAATTAAGAAAATATCCCTCAAACAATTTTCAGGTAGGGGAGGAGGTTTAAAGAGGACCTCAAATTCACTCGAAGTACTCCAGTGCACCTCGACTTACTTAAAGGATGCAATTTAATTACAAAGGAAATTTCTCTTTTGTGAATTGCAACAAGCTAGGAGCGGACATCATCGTCTGCAGAATAGCCAAAGTGAAATACGATAGGCTTTCCaagaaaaggaaattagaaACATTAAAAACATGCCCCTCAACGAGACTGCTTACTCCCCCTCCCGAGGTGATCGATTTTAGTCCGAATTTGTTGTGGACCGTGAAAAACTACAGGAAAATTTATACCATTCATGATCATGTTCATCAACGGTCTCAAAAATCATGTTGTTGTCTTCAATTCTGGGGAAGTAGAAGTAGTTGCATAAATAGGATGAAGAACGTGCCCTTCCTTCGGTATAACATGCACCCACTTACGTCCACTCAGCTTGTGCTTTTCGAAATTGACACAGCCTTCTTTCAGGGCAAAAAGAGTGTGATCCTTCCCCATTCCAACATAATCTCCAGGATGAAACCGAGTGCCCCGTTGACGAACGATAATGTTACCAGGAGTAACTCTCTGTATCCAGAAGGAACATCTCTCCGTGAAATAAGTTCACAACAAAACAGTTTCAATCAATACAAATTTTAGTTCTAGTTTATGGCAATGTCGTTTGTTTTCTTGCCACTCACCTCCCCACCAAATTTCTTTACACCAAGATTCTTGGGTTTCGAGTCTCGTCCATTTTTAGTCGACCCAGCTGTCTTTTTGGTAGCCCAACGTCTGAATAATAAGCTTAATCCAGTAGCAGCTCCATCTGAGATTCAATCCAACAAACATTGTAATCATCAAATATGCAGTCAAAGTAACATGACAAGCACAACTTGCTCTAGATGAACAATCTTACCACTAAAACTGCTATATACAGGAACAGTGGTCACCAAATCCTTGACATTCAGCCGCTTGCAAAACGTGGTCGCAATATTAAGCATGATTGTATACGTAGTTTATCCTGGAAATATGTCACAAGACACTTCGGAAATGTAAAACATAGTTTTGTTCAACAAGATCAAATGAACAAATTTCAATATAAAACCACCATAACATAATCTGGTTCAACAAGCTCAAATCAGCATATTCTAATAATAGGCCTACTATTTACATCTTACAAAACACTTCACGATGAACATGCAAGTAGTTTTTCAAAAGATTGCTTCGTTTAATCCTTCATAGTTAACATTGCATCGTTTAATCCACTATGGATCGTTGTGAGGAAGTTTGCCTTCGCTTGTTGGTCCACTTTGTTGTATCTTTTGTTAGAAAGTGGAGGAAGACTTGGATCATATTCTCTGACATTGTAAGTTTGCAAGGGCAGTGTGAGATTATTTCTTCTAAATGTTTGGTTTTTTGCATGCTCGTCATAGGGTTACTAGTGATATGATCGGGAAGTTCCTCCTCCATCTGCCTTTTCAAGAGGGGCATTTTTTCATGGCTGGCCAAGGTGTGTGCTTTCTTTGGGTCCTTCGCGAGGGGTGGGGATGTTTCAGGGGTTAGAGATAGACTCTTTGATGTATGGTCGGTCCCTTGTTGTATATCATGTCTCTCTTTAGGCTTTAGTTTGAagactttttgtaattattctataGGTTCGATTTGGTTTAGTTGGTATACCTTCCTTAGTGGGATTCTTCTATCTTTCGTGGGCTTGGTTTTTTTTATATCCTtacattttttctcaatgaaaatcGTCATTTTTAACCACCCCCCACAACCAAACAATAAAAAAAGGATATTGCAAACCAATATGGATGTGTCAAAAAGATTTCTCCATTCAAATGCTTAAGTCAATCCCACAAGAGTGCAtaccaattcatataaattattAAGTACCAACAAAAATGGagaatttcaaaaatcaaaattacttAGGCcgtatttgataactattttttttttttttcaaaatggtgCCTTGGTGATTCCATGACAGTGGAAATGCAGACTGAATTAGTAGAGTTTCATAATCAGCTCGACGCTAAATTGGGATTTCTTGCTTCCTTTCAAGAATATGCATTGGATCTCacacaagaaaaaaaagagcTCTACACTGAGCAGAAAATACAGCAAGCAGTCACCACTTAAAGGGCAAATAAGTTTTCTGCACAGTCGAAGTTTTAAAAAACTCATGCAACATCATTAAAAACAACCTTACGACTGAGTTCAACTACTTCTTTGAAAAATAGATCTTTTATGCTAGCCTCAATGCGACTTAAGTTCACACTATTCCCAAGAAAGCAGATACCAAATCTAAATGTAACAGGTTTTGgtaagaaattgaagaaaatggaAGGAATAATTAAACTTGACCACAAGAAGTCTCTTGAGAAAGTCAACAGGGTCTTCCCAGATTCTAATCTAAATGTAACAGGTTTTCGTAAGAAATGGAGAAACTTTCCCTATCATTattagaaaaactaaaaatcatgGTCTCCAGAGGCCTTAATCaagatggtttttttttctcccttaaTCATGGTAGCCAATTATCTATGCAGGCTCATCTCTCATGGGGAATCTCATGATTCATAGAAGGATACAGGGTGAGAAACTCGTCTTTGTGCCTTGTGACCTAAAttctcctaaacgatcatttagatgaaTGATTCCTAAGAAGGTGAAGatatttattttaagaaatGTTATCTTGACTTGAAAACTAACCAGCATTGACACAGATACGGGGGATGGATACAATAACATTGAAACAATAATTTGTAAGATATGAATACGTTGAGGATAGAAATGCAAATTCATTGACACTGGAACAATATACAACACAAACACTGGAAATAAACATTACCTAATAATTTTGGAAGTAAAAAACTCTGCGCTGATTGTTATATTGCTAGTTCCATATTTCTAAATCTAACTTAAATTTAACTTCAACTTGAATATAAAAGTTGAAACTAATAAGTTATGGAAATTTGGAAagagggaaggaaaaaaaaaaaaaaaaaaaaaaagacaaacctCGAACGGTGGCGGCGAAGctagagttgttgttgttgtttgtcAGTCGCCGCGGGGGAGTGGTGGCCGTTCGTGAAGCGCCAAACGAAGGAGGACGGTGGTGGTGGCCGTTCGTCAATCGCAGATCAGAAGATGAAGAACGGCGATTGCTagggttttttaatttttaattgtaatttatgtttcttttatttaaaaagaagtttaaaagTAGGTGGCAGGTGGGCTTCTAAACTGGGCTGGGCTGGACTGTGGGCTGAGCACGAATTAAGGGGTAGAAATTATGCAGCCCAAGGAAAATGGGGTCCGCTAGCATATAATTTCATTTAGAAATTTGGGGTTTctacatgtatatatatagtcTTAATTGTATACCTATATTAACACTATTATTCAACacttaatttatttcaaaaataaaccaaaagaaTACAAATTTTCACTAATGTTGGTATGTATTTACCATTAACGCCTCACCCGtgttttttataaaacaaaaaattaaaaaaaaacaacctaGAGTTTTGATTCTATCTTCCCCGTACACAACTCTAGGGCTTCGTGCCTATTGATGgttcttttaaaaaagaaaaaaaaaacattggaatctcattttttttctccttccctcttccctttcttcctcctccctctctttttctccttcccGGCAGCGTGAGTTGCAAGAAGTTGGTGACGAAAGACAAATGTTGTGGGACAAATCGATGGCGCAGGGCGAGCAGATTTGGTGTGGGCGCGAGCAGATCGTGAAGGATTTTGAATACCCATAGTGGAAGCACATGAATGTAATGAGTCTCAATTTAcattttacaaaatataaaaagagGACAGAAACATGGATTAAACCAATTCAATTAAGTATGTTATTCACTGTGAAAACTAGATGAAATACAGTAGATTgaagaacttacccttgaagatttACATCTTCTGGATTTCCTCTCTCGATCTTACTAACAGTTACCTTCCCCAATCACACCACCACGAACGCCACAAAGGAGAAAGAACTAATGGGCACCACCATGAGGCCTTCCTcgctattctctaggatgagaagCGACTGAGAGTTTGTGGGCTTCAGAGAGATTAATATTGGGAAAAGGGAGAAGAGATTTGATGAGAGAATTCATAGAGAGCATAACGTGAGGGAAAATCCAGAGAGAAGACAATAAAAAACTCTCTCTATTAAAACCTACCCATGTTTTTATGAGAGATTGAAGGAGAGAGGAGGGAGTTGTAAAACCTAACTCTCCCtctcaaattatttacaattcaaaaaataaattaaaaacataatttgaattttagaaaACGTATACAATAACcaactttattatatatgtaaataattaaccatatgttatatcattgaaggaaatcgaacacgagaaTTTCCATTAGCATCGAAATAGATCATTCAAagttacaatcatgtatgaacttACACATTACAATCATacacaaaaacaaaatgattatgcattcaatacagaaattacagcacgatcactacaaatgaacaaggagaaaaatctctacacacatttgtagattTGTCTCCACACttcttgctcacgaacgctcgaacacagcaatcTCGACCACTCaaacaacacgaccgctacacaaCACGAATACCGcgcactcgaactcagcgatcgcctcgatCACAAACActccaacagcacgaacaacctccacagaacctcgacggtgttaagttgagtatgacaccaccaaaaaggttactttggtattctcaatgtgagaatccagagggtgggctctgtttggacttggtttgaggtagaagaAGGAGGATTCAACAATCgttaaacaattgagcaagtgggagatggctgaaacctattgtataggtcgatgcctaatcgtttagcaaaagttaagcgatcgtctaacaaaagctaagcgtttagctcattgcttagttccgtgtctgtcgcttacaaaacactacacgatcgtctagcctgctaaagctatcgcttagtaaatctgtgtttacttgacaacttctgtTCCGTGATATTCCTTTTGAGAAAAATCTCCAAAAcaatttttgacaaaaaaaactttctcaaattaggaaaacaattttccttttatctcacggttaccatgaaaccaccaataacatcctattcaattggttattagagaaaaagatttaattatccaataattaatattattataaatataattgataaccaacttatcatactatatttataaactatagttttaatatttcatctcatgaaacatataaaccatagttctttttctattccatgacacttaatgtaaatctcacttacattaatcctctactaaatgtatctcatacatcacaccgatcatatcatatataatcgaattaactcttgtcaatttgaacatttcaaatcaacactaagaactgatcctcaactgaatccattgagctaccaaggggatcttatggacctgtagctcgaagctccaatggtacgtgaataactaactaaactctttaatcacgggatccaccatccattaactgtccgacactccactaaagatcgacagctaaactttccttaccacagatatattatgtgtccatcttaaccaatcagcagtgcgacaaccgttcacagatcactcgtaagtacagctgggccaataaccgttatgcctctatagttacatttaacttcttaagtaccactgatccctctaatgaacataagtcatagttctactatgcctgagtcctctcttccaaagagaaatcaacctttatgttcaagccccgaaatcagcccttaagggagcaatatctctacttatccctacttcgggaaagaagtgaattccatcttgtggattgagctCCCAAGCTCCCAGACTAGAAAAGTCCctaaaaagataggcatgttgaatttgcaatctggccactctaacccatactaatcaaaggaccgccctcaaaggccgGAGTTCCagaaacactcaggattaaggtcgtgtcacctatggtcatttaggtgagatgtaagtctctactatcaatggtgttatatacagagtctaatcatctcgtagtccaggtcttatacaaactctttatatggACAACcccgtctccacatgaatggtcaggatctaccatctatagtagttaacaacacttgtaaacctctacaaaacgggtcgtatctgtagtgtcaccaagatcgggtatcccaccttaatccttatactacacagacctatttaggttatcacttaaggcatgatccacttgtatatcatatatacatacttaagttcacataagataaccaaggagctttttgtttattggatatgagtaaatgccaaaattaaataatatttatcttattcatcaaataatgtgtatttttacaaacaacgagactccaggagaattaggacaccaatcccaacaatctcccacttgtcctaatgactcgggagactaatgtacaatacaatataaaaatgtataatatacaataaactagggcatactgataacgggcagaaatgcacgttatcataagttcttaaacaatgttgaattacgttgatgaaatatgttactttgcgtccattaagcatgcATTCAGTGCAttggaacagttgatttttgtatttttgtacagaatatgcgttaacgcaatgcaaagattgtgatcataagaattcattggtcgagcgcaacttcatcgcaaggctttgcattgatcgtgctcgcaaacattttcCCAAGAAGGATCTTGCAACTTGGTTAGCGCAACATGGTAGGTacctgggtgaaaggccaattaagaccgatgggacaaaaagctgatgacaatcgaatccaaattaagatgacagccaataacggtcacaaagtacattcagctttatcggtgataattattcagcacgtcaatcaggaattaaagttgtcccatctgtacaaccgagagagagaagccgcctttcaccatgtatgctctataaataccaagtgcattcttcagaaaaagggtttaccacttttacaatcttttgttccacgAGTTCACGCCTctatccatagttttctttcattttaaggcaaacgcgagggagaaagttgtaccggtagatcgttccgataagcttgggagagcgccagaagcttcaaagacagagagagggtcgacgcctgtggaagcgggaatattgataacttgtagaaatacaagttatttatactgccttatctagatattgcggccaaaggAGAATAGATATACGCCAATTGTAtaaaaattggcttagaaatacaataattctgaattatcacaattacacccactaacatcattaagatggaagaagaggagatttctactctgttttgcaggaaaccaagttaCTGCTTGCGATTAAGGCTCAAGAAAAATTGACCAACGTATCTCTcacacattgcgcccatcaatcaacaatgaaaagacgattaatgcaatgacggcgtaATGCGACAAttgatccagagctgactttcaaccgtatgcggtaataaaaacaacactgaatgtgaacactcgatcgaaagatgcagctgagcaacgcaaatgtGGAGGATTGTGCCACGTGTATGCCTaatggttgtgcagaattgacggtctgattgcataacaaaaggaataatatccctccatcttcggaatttccataacaacaagtgggaggccggagtcaaagatcttcacctataaataccccatagaattcacagaaaagaggttacttgatacggggctaattgctgctattatattgagaaaaaggtTGATTTGAGTgtttaattgaagaaatccgggaagaagaagagacaacgccgagaggtgagtctcagtgttaaTCTGTCAGACCCCCATcgcgaagctctatactcagatccctactaccggttgagcaagcctgagagggaagctcatccttccacacgatccatccattccggtaagcaaatctccatccaaatcggtgcCGAGACATTGGtgcttgtttgtatttgtttctatctctttccaTCATTGTATctcattttctttatctcttcattcacacaccatgtaccAGACACTAAATTGATATATTGAATATCTCGATCgttttcattaccacttctctatctatttccattcctccgtttatcgttttcttcatgaagtgttcttaatccccggttagtcaatatgaattaaacgagtacttaatctATGTTAGAGAgataattatgtttagctaaggcatgctagacgacatcttcacctgtgagagtagaaatgaagatgtcattctgatctatcgagagaaggtcagaagaatgtgttaactagagcgagtagtacttccagagatggaagcaaccttacgttcattaTATTCGtctttgtttcaccacagacatgtgggaacgcggcgatcattgaaaggtgtacgctaagggaaaaatggaaccgtacttataactttaacgcaattaaggaacttgcgatgtttatattagttatcttccTCTTCctgtttcatacataagacttgccatcgcatcacatgatctgtgtataatcttcacagcctgCCTTGCCCTCAGTATTTTGTATCATGCCACCTGTaccttgtatcatcttagcttaggtttactgcattttattttattatcgcatttttactgctttcctttactttatcgcaactttatattcttgtacacaaatacttttattaaattgaaaaacctggtcgcatgtatcataaatataacgcaataaccgaaaatagtccctgtgttcgacctcggatcacatcgagaaacttgcggtagaATTAtccttggttccaacgcaaggaaacttgtgacaacgcacaacatactacaagagcatccattaataacgcatatctagaagtagtattgcatgaattgagtCCATTAATGCATGCATCATTAATAAGGAAGTAATTTTACCGCTACAAATATCTTTaaatcagaatagagatttcagtgtaaaaagcctcggtcagcaaggaattgctaccaagctctctacctttaactttcattgacattttgtactcaactcatttataagaatggaatttctttctctatatctgttcactctctgttattcacgcatgagtagctaaattagttgaatgggttgagaaacatttAGCTAgtacaactagggaatcttcattctttgcgattatcttatttatgtatgtttcattcgtccattagggatactcgggagggtagtctaaggacaagatctagacttgggaaggtcaagtcAAAATCTAAGCttaggagagtcagattagaacgcataatgcaagagataggcgcttaggaatgagcactatttgttatcaacccatcgcatgcatcctagagataggatatgattgtttGCGGTCACCttactttcatgcattttgcatcatcgcataggacaagagtagagacttagggatgagctctatagacattttgcattcaacacatgcgtcctatatttaggagcatcacatttacattggaaaatgacttgctgtgcatggtagtaacatgatcgcataatctGACGCATTCTCGAGTAACGCTAgttaaagatcttctcaacccgttcatctaatttagctactcatgcgtgaataacaaagagtgaacagatatagagaaagaaattccattcttataaacgagttgagtacaaaatttCAATgcaagataaaggtagagagcctggtagcaattccttgctgactgaggctttttacactgaaatctctattatgatctAAAGATATTCCCGCTTCTGTgggtgtcggccctctctctatctttgAAGCTTCTgttgctctcccaagcttaccagaacgatctatcagcacaactttctccctcgcatctgataacttgtagaaattcaagttatttatactgtttttttagatattgcggctaaaagaaagaaaagttgcgtcgatagtatagaaattggctaagaaatgcgaaaattataaaatgtcgtcaatacacccactaacaccattgcgatggtagaatagaatgtttcagtttttttttgtaggaaatcagtcaccgcatgctttCATGGCTCAAAAGCAAAATAAACAACgtatctacgtcgcattgcacccatcaatcgagaacgaagagatgatcaatgcaatgatggtgcatgcgacaatcgatcaagagctttagcgatcaacgcaatttcaaccgcatgcggtaataaaaaacaacaccgcatgcaacaatcgatcaaagatgtgaagagcaacgcatttgcgaaagattctgacaaatgtacaacttttagttgtgcatttctgacggattgattgaagtaacagaaggaattttccaatccgccatttcaggaactaccataactatacagtggggaccacaaattcaaagagccaaggactcacctataaatagcttcttcaaattcactgaaaagatatacagatacagatactagtacatacatatatacatagagacgtgcatatactgattttGAGAGAGTGGCTGGTCTGAAGTGACTTACAGAGTAGATCCAggagaaccacgagacaaggccgaaagGTAAGTTTCTGAGCAGAAAATCCTTCCAATTCCtgtagttgaagctctgtgcgaaggtcaattctactaggaaagcaagcctgagagggaagctttcctctccaccacttccacacgccggcaagcacaatctccgttcgagatctgtgtcaagaagttgacactctttccgtatttgtttctaatctctatttcatcatctgtattcatcttctctaatctttcattcacaacatgtatcgaACGctcaattttagaattaaatgttatgatagtcaccattgtcatctctctgtctcttttcGTACATCCATaacccattttctccatgatgtgttcttaatcccatgggtaaatagcaagaattaagcgagtgagttaatttttgttaaggaaataattaagtttagctaaagcatgcttgacGTATCTTCATctatgagagtagaagtgaagatgttattccgcctatcgagagaatgttggaagaatgcgttaactaaagcgagaagtagttccagagatggaaaaaaaccttgtgttcatcacgttcatccctgtttcaccatagagatatgggaacgtggccaatcaccgagaggtgtacgccaagggaaagcggaatcttagttgcatctttaatgcaatggacaaacttgcgatgtttttactatttactctttctctttctgcttcattcataaagacttgccattaCATACATCGATTCTtagtacaacttcacagtcagttctcgacctcagtatcatgtatcatgtatcttgtatcttgaatcatattagtttaggatttattttattaatgcatttttactttcaccggaatttacatttctgtataaatcaacattctttattcattattaaaaaccggtcgcatgtatcacataagtaacgcattaaccaaaacaatccctgtgttcgacctcggatcattctgagaaacttgcattggaattatacttggtttcagcgcaaggaaacttgtgacacgcactactccATCACAAACTATGAGCAACTCATTAACAACACATATAATTAGAATGTAATATCGCAtaaaaatgtctttatcgcaaGCACTTGAGCGTATATAGCacttcatattcatatttgtccacatgcttaaagttAAAGATAAAGACACAAACCATcgtaacaagtttatggcgccgttgccggggacatgagaatgtagcacattatctatcatcacaATGCATGCATAATAAGGATTTAATTTTTATCGTAACagtgtccgccttaaaatgaaagaaaactatggacaaaggcgTGAACTCatggaacaaaagattgtaaaagtggtgcacttggtatttatagagcattcatgatgaaaggcggcttctctctctcagttttacagatgggacagctttaattcctgattgacgcgtcGAATAATTA containing:
- the LOC120069349 gene encoding 50S ribosomal protein L27-like encodes the protein MLNIATTFCKRLNVKDLVTTVPVYSSFSDGAATGLSLLFRRWATKKTAGSTKNGRDSKPKNLGVKKFGGERVTPGNIIVRQRGTRFHPGDYVGMGKDHTLFALKEGCVNFEKHKLSGRKWVHVIPKEGHVLHPIYATTSTSPELKTTT